A stretch of Acidimicrobiales bacterium DNA encodes these proteins:
- a CDS encoding serine/threonine-protein kinase yields MALPTGHLFANRYEVTRYIDSGTYGDVYEAIDTHQDDRVVALKLLNPAKLGSWPWQEATMLTRLDSEYVLSIFNADVDAGIPYLATQLATSGSLEGAGHLPRLSVREVVAIVRGAARGLARTHDGGIVHRDVKPANLFWSATSSAMVGDFGFAHPLDANGEAPPEGTPVTAAPELLTGGPATVQSDIWSLGATAYQLLTGVYPHEDLAASRTRQDLYPARTGRPPTPLRDLAPHISQRLASRIERALAEMPCDRYPSMTSFESDLGAGATPARSWRENQPHPGHLRCWTSDDPSDLTVCMASGTTAALANIDVRHAVSGNRIVKHCSDDGYLRAAGGRLRSIFEKLGN; encoded by the coding sequence ATGGCGCTTCCAACGGGGCATCTCTTCGCCAACCGGTATGAGGTGACGCGCTACATCGACAGTGGAACGTATGGCGACGTCTACGAGGCCATTGATACCCATCAGGACGACCGTGTGGTTGCGCTCAAGCTTCTCAATCCAGCGAAACTCGGTAGCTGGCCATGGCAGGAGGCCACAATGCTCACTCGCCTCGACAGCGAATATGTATTGAGCATCTTCAACGCGGACGTCGATGCTGGCATCCCGTACCTGGCCACTCAGTTGGCCACAAGCGGGTCCCTTGAGGGGGCGGGCCACCTACCTCGCCTCTCGGTCCGGGAGGTAGTGGCTATCGTTCGAGGCGCCGCGCGAGGACTCGCTCGTACACACGACGGCGGCATCGTGCACCGGGATGTGAAGCCCGCGAACCTCTTCTGGTCCGCAACGAGCTCGGCAATGGTCGGAGACTTCGGCTTCGCTCATCCCTTGGATGCGAACGGCGAGGCTCCTCCGGAAGGAACTCCTGTAACGGCGGCACCAGAATTGCTCACGGGCGGGCCGGCGACCGTCCAGTCAGACATATGGTCGCTCGGAGCCACGGCCTATCAGCTTCTTACCGGGGTCTATCCGCACGAGGACCTCGCCGCGAGCAGGACGCGGCAAGACCTCTACCCCGCTCGAACCGGGCGGCCCCCAACGCCGCTCCGCGACCTTGCGCCACACATCAGTCAGCGACTGGCGTCTCGGATCGAGCGGGCGCTTGCGGAAATGCCCTGCGACCGCTACCCATCGATGACGTCATTTGAGAGCGACCTCGGAGCCGGGGCAACGCCTGCTCGATCCTGGAGGGAGAATCAGCCTCACCCCGGCCACCTTCGATGCTGGACGAGCGATGACCCGTCTGACCTCACGGTCTGCATGGCGTCGGGTACGACTGCTGCGCTAGCGAACATCGATGTCCGACATGCCGTTTCCGGCAACCGGATCGTCAAGCACTGTTCGGATGATGGCTACTTGCGGGCCGCTGGAGGCCGGCTCAGGAGCATTTTCGAGAAGCTAGGGAATTGA
- a CDS encoding tyrosine-type recombinase/integrase, translated as MASIRKRTTPAGHTRYEVVYRGPDRRQRTKTFKRKTDAQRYANTVEADLVRHDWVDPQLGRQSFGEWAERWSATTTHLKPKTRESYDSIVRNHLLPEFGNRPMASIDHAEVLAFMSNLTNQGKGAGTVRNIRDVMRLVFKLAIRNGVVKTNPVEDIKAPRKAKSEMVFLNEDQVWALAEEIRDPPPLRRGASHRDGGYPDYALLILFAAYTGLRAGEIGALRVSRINLLRRRVEVSESADEAHGKFNIGPTKTYSRRSVGIPTPVVEMLVPYLAARKQNDLVFEGPDGGPLRHSNWYPRHFKPAVVRAGLPRDTRFHDLRHTYAAFLIAEGAHPRAIMERMGHSTINVTLGTYGHLFPAIGEQLDEALGQRFIAAGPTRSVTQPFPRVSNDRAQ; from the coding sequence ATGGCGAGCATCCGGAAGCGAACCACACCCGCCGGCCACACTCGGTACGAGGTCGTCTACCGCGGGCCTGATCGCCGCCAGCGCACGAAGACGTTCAAGCGCAAGACCGACGCCCAGCGCTACGCCAACACCGTCGAGGCGGACCTGGTCCGTCACGATTGGGTCGACCCTCAACTCGGTCGCCAATCCTTCGGCGAGTGGGCCGAGAGGTGGAGTGCTACGACCACCCACCTGAAGCCCAAGACGCGTGAGAGCTACGACTCCATAGTCCGGAACCACCTGCTCCCGGAGTTCGGGAATCGGCCCATGGCATCGATCGATCACGCCGAGGTCCTGGCATTCATGTCGAACCTGACGAACCAAGGCAAGGGCGCCGGGACCGTCCGCAACATCCGCGACGTGATGCGCCTCGTGTTCAAGCTCGCCATCCGCAACGGCGTAGTGAAGACCAACCCGGTCGAAGACATCAAGGCGCCCAGGAAAGCCAAATCGGAGATGGTCTTCCTCAACGAAGACCAGGTGTGGGCTCTCGCCGAGGAGATCAGGGACCCACCGCCGCTCCGGCGCGGTGCCTCCCATCGCGACGGTGGGTATCCCGACTACGCACTCCTCATCCTCTTCGCCGCTTATACCGGACTCCGCGCCGGCGAGATCGGCGCGCTCCGGGTGTCCCGCATCAACCTCCTACGCCGCCGCGTCGAGGTCTCGGAGTCAGCCGACGAGGCGCACGGAAAGTTCAACATCGGCCCCACCAAGACCTACTCCCGGCGCTCAGTCGGCATACCCACACCGGTGGTCGAGATGCTCGTCCCGTACCTCGCCGCCAGGAAGCAGAACGACCTCGTGTTCGAAGGGCCCGACGGCGGACCCCTCCGCCACTCCAACTGGTACCCCCGCCATTTCAAGCCCGCAGTGGTTCGCGCCGGCCTGCCCCGAGACACCAGGTTTCACGACTTGCGCCACACCTACGCCGCCTTCCTCATCGCAGAGGGCGCCCACCCCAGAGCGATCATGGAACGCATGGGCCACTCGACGATCAACGTCACCCTCGGCACCTACGGCCACCTCTTCCCCGCAATCGGCGAGCAGCTCGATGAGGCACTCGGCCAGCGGTTCATCGCCGCTGGGCCCACGCGATCAGTCACGCAACCGTTTCCGCGCGTCTCCAACGATCGTGCTCAGTGA
- a CDS encoding helix-turn-helix domain-containing protein, giving the protein MQTSDDGVTSLIDIATLAQQLDVSERYVRRLVEERRIAFHKIGKFVRFHPDDVAEWIATKRIEQQHLD; this is encoded by the coding sequence ATGCAGACCAGTGATGACGGCGTCACCTCGCTGATCGATATCGCTACCCTCGCTCAGCAGCTCGACGTCTCCGAGCGCTACGTGCGTCGCCTCGTCGAAGAGCGGCGGATCGCTTTCCACAAGATCGGCAAGTTCGTCCGCTTCCACCCGGACGACGTGGCCGAGTGGATCGCCACCAAGCGCATCGAGCAGCAGCACCTCGACTGA
- a CDS encoding peptidoglycan DD-metalloendopeptidase family protein: MSSPSDEAVADIPSLLLQLFIAEAQQCDGLPWTVMAGISKVESDHGRFAGASIGPEGVARPLIIGIALDGSNGTARIPDTDDGSLDGDTVWDRAVGPFQFIPSSWRIFGTDRNGDGIADPHNIHDAVAAMRRHLCPDGRIVDIEAAILDYNRSDEYVDAVLEWADAYTGPLASAALPIAGYALPVNPQLVDNQQLVSPHHDYPAWDLGLPVGTPLFAMTAGTITNAAPAGVYPTDPNRCGTTVNLAGVDGAVYTYCHISQLAVRAGQVVGAGTLVGLSGGQPGTLGAGNTTGPHLHLGIRVDGAAVCPQPLLLAIARQTPINPAVAPAAGCVQGRPTTDWPAWLDRAGITPTDAPEEAQP, translated from the coding sequence GTGTCCAGCCCCTCCGATGAGGCGGTCGCCGACATACCGTCGCTGCTCCTCCAGCTCTTCATCGCCGAGGCACAGCAGTGCGACGGTCTGCCCTGGACGGTCATGGCCGGCATCAGCAAGGTCGAGTCCGACCACGGACGCTTCGCGGGAGCGTCGATCGGTCCTGAAGGGGTCGCCCGACCGCTGATCATCGGCATCGCGCTCGACGGCAGCAACGGAACCGCTCGCATCCCAGACACCGACGACGGCAGCTTGGACGGCGACACCGTGTGGGACCGCGCCGTCGGTCCGTTCCAGTTCATCCCCTCCAGCTGGCGAATCTTTGGAACCGACCGCAACGGCGACGGAATCGCCGACCCCCACAACATCCACGACGCGGTCGCCGCCATGCGCCGTCACCTCTGCCCCGACGGCCGCATCGTCGACATCGAAGCAGCGATCCTCGACTACAACAGGTCCGACGAGTACGTGGACGCGGTCCTCGAGTGGGCAGACGCCTACACCGGGCCGCTCGCCTCGGCGGCGCTTCCCATCGCCGGCTACGCCCTCCCGGTCAACCCACAACTCGTCGACAACCAACAGCTCGTCTCACCGCATCACGACTACCCGGCATGGGACCTCGGTCTCCCGGTTGGGACTCCCCTCTTCGCCATGACCGCAGGGACGATCACCAACGCAGCACCGGCCGGCGTGTACCCAACAGACCCGAACCGTTGCGGCACGACGGTCAACCTCGCCGGGGTAGACGGCGCGGTCTATACCTACTGCCACATCTCACAGCTCGCCGTCCGAGCGGGCCAGGTCGTCGGCGCGGGCACTCTCGTCGGACTCTCCGGCGGTCAACCGGGCACCCTCGGGGCCGGCAACACGACAGGACCGCACCTCCACCTCGGCATCCGAGTCGACGGAGCTGCCGTCTGCCCACAACCACTCCTGCTCGCCATCGCACGCCAGACCCCGATCAACCCCGCCGTCGCCCCAGCAGCCGGTTGTGTGCAAGGACGCCCGACGACCGACTGGCCGGCCTGGCTCGACCGCGCCGGCATCACACCAACCGACGCACCCGAGGAGGCCCAGCCGTGA
- a CDS encoding SAF domain-containing protein, giving the protein MTTQLRDQKLANGHARGEAHFDLAPTVGSAGRRRLPEIAGGILVVAVCALAALWWQTASTEQHPALALRSSVERGQVITGDDLQIVGIGSDDTLAVLTEPEAGLVVGRVARTDLPAGALITAEQFSDGSLITAGQGVVGLSLEPGQFPSLSLSAGDAVAVVLTPAAGDPRAFDGVTVEAAVLVDRATVVEVSQVGVQGNLFAAIQVGEDDAARVASAASANRVRLIQVAEEG; this is encoded by the coding sequence ATGACGACGCAGCTCCGCGACCAGAAGTTGGCGAACGGACACGCAAGAGGCGAAGCCCACTTCGACCTCGCCCCAACGGTGGGGTCGGCGGGCCGGCGTCGCCTGCCCGAGATCGCCGGGGGCATCCTCGTCGTGGCCGTGTGCGCTCTCGCCGCTCTGTGGTGGCAGACAGCATCGACCGAACAGCACCCGGCGCTCGCACTGCGCAGCTCAGTGGAGCGGGGACAGGTGATCACGGGCGACGACCTCCAAATCGTCGGGATCGGCAGCGACGACACGCTCGCTGTTCTGACCGAACCCGAGGCCGGTCTGGTTGTCGGCAGAGTCGCACGCACCGACCTTCCGGCAGGAGCGCTCATCACTGCCGAGCAGTTCAGCGACGGGTCGCTCATCACTGCCGGTCAGGGCGTTGTCGGTCTCTCGCTGGAGCCCGGCCAGTTCCCATCACTGTCGCTGTCGGCCGGCGACGCCGTGGCCGTTGTCCTGACGCCGGCGGCGGGCGATCCAAGGGCCTTTGACGGCGTCACGGTCGAAGCCGCCGTGCTCGTCGATCGGGCCACCGTGGTAGAGGTCAGCCAGGTCGGGGTACAGGGGAACCTGTTCGCGGCCATTCAGGTCGGCGAGGACGATGCGGCACGCGTCGCCTCCGCGGCATCGGCCAACCGCGTCCGCCTCATCCAGGTCGCCGAGGAAGGATGA
- a CDS encoding ATPase, T2SS/T4P/T4SS family — MSFDSALVNRLHSGVGEALDERDAADEVAGRRPLGHDDRRQFARQLISRQLAELDAERLGGGTEPVTDDEARRLTTAVLNRLFGIGRLQAYIDDPQWTDIHANGFDEVWLTAQDGSVVAGEPVADTDTELIELIQTQARRGRSEQRWDPASPELDMRLPSGDRLHAIAWVSGRPSVSIRRHNFDISRLKQLIGLGTISESLFHLLQAMVRARFNVIVAGGTGAGKTTLLRCLLNEVAPTERIITVEDSLEIGLEHFATLHPNRVDLEAREANLEGVGEFPMHRLVRSGLRMQPDRVIVGEVRGAEALPMMLAMSQGNDGSMCTIHADSSLGVFTRLQMYMAMTPERFDVEVTNLMIANAVHFVLHLGRLDSNERVVTSVREITGADGPMVTSNEVYAPDNTGRAMPRFTFRDANLGRLERVGFDSRWLSPDMAGWQR, encoded by the coding sequence ATGAGTTTCGACTCCGCGCTGGTCAACCGTCTGCACTCAGGTGTTGGTGAAGCGCTCGACGAACGCGACGCCGCCGACGAGGTCGCCGGTCGGCGCCCGCTCGGCCACGACGACCGCCGCCAATTCGCCCGTCAGCTCATCAGTCGCCAGCTCGCCGAGCTCGATGCCGAGCGCCTCGGTGGCGGAACCGAACCAGTCACCGACGACGAGGCGCGACGCCTCACCACCGCAGTACTGAACCGTCTCTTCGGAATCGGACGCCTCCAGGCCTACATCGACGACCCGCAGTGGACCGACATCCATGCCAACGGCTTCGACGAGGTCTGGCTCACCGCTCAGGACGGCTCGGTTGTCGCCGGCGAACCGGTCGCCGATACCGACACCGAGCTGATCGAACTCATCCAAACCCAAGCCCGCAGGGGTCGTTCCGAGCAGCGCTGGGACCCTGCCTCGCCGGAACTCGACATGCGGCTCCCCTCGGGTGACCGCCTCCACGCCATCGCCTGGGTCTCGGGTCGGCCGTCGGTCTCGATCCGACGCCACAACTTCGATATCAGTCGCCTCAAGCAGCTGATAGGCCTGGGCACGATCTCCGAGTCGCTGTTCCACCTGTTGCAGGCGATGGTGCGGGCCCGCTTCAACGTGATCGTCGCCGGCGGCACCGGCGCCGGCAAGACGACCCTGTTGCGCTGCCTCCTCAACGAGGTTGCGCCGACCGAGAGAATCATCACCGTCGAGGACTCCCTCGAGATCGGTCTCGAGCACTTCGCCACCCTGCACCCGAACCGCGTCGACCTCGAGGCACGCGAAGCCAACCTCGAAGGCGTCGGCGAGTTTCCCATGCACCGCCTCGTGCGATCCGGTCTACGAATGCAGCCCGACCGGGTGATCGTCGGCGAGGTCCGCGGCGCCGAGGCCCTTCCGATGATGCTGGCCATGTCGCAGGGCAACGACGGCTCGATGTGCACCATCCACGCGGACTCCAGCCTCGGCGTGTTCACCCGACTCCAGATGTACATGGCAATGACGCCCGAGCGATTCGACGTCGAGGTCACCAACCTGATGATCGCCAACGCCGTGCATTTCGTGCTCCACCTCGGTCGCCTCGACAGCAACGAACGCGTGGTCACCAGCGTCCGTGAGATCACCGGCGCCGACGGCCCGATGGTCACGTCCAACGAGGTCTATGCACCCGACAACACGGGCCGGGCCATGCCTCGCTTCACGTTTCGTGACGCCAACCTCGGCCGCCTCGAACGGGTCGGTTTCGATTCTCGTTGGCTCAGCCCCGACATGGCCGGGTGGCAGCGATGA
- a CDS encoding type II secretion system F family protein has product MSAVVIAALGAGIGVGLLLVVRGLQPHPAPLDRVTVHLDRPGVSIATLRSGELDEPELSGIQAALGAGGLALMRMVGMAERPKLTEALRVLDKSVERHAYEKLLAAGAGFALPVVASAALATNGTGPSPLVVAVIALVLAAGGFFYPDLPLAERVAARRQAFKHAFSAYLDLVTILLAGGAGIESALEGAAEAGDGWAFAEIRRSLRRARLTRRSPWESFAQLGDELGVNELSELAATVSLAGDHGARVKQSLIAKADALRTAQAADLEANAEARTEKMIVPVVVMILGLVLFIAFGAVDAISDGGASQFAPTTPTQEG; this is encoded by the coding sequence ATGAGCGCCGTCGTCATCGCCGCCCTCGGTGCTGGCATCGGCGTCGGGCTACTGCTCGTCGTCCGCGGCCTGCAGCCGCACCCGGCGCCACTCGACCGCGTCACCGTTCACCTCGATCGGCCGGGAGTGTCGATCGCCACGCTGCGATCCGGCGAGCTGGACGAGCCTGAACTGTCGGGGATCCAGGCCGCCCTCGGCGCAGGTGGACTTGCCCTGATGCGCATGGTCGGCATGGCCGAGCGACCGAAGCTCACCGAAGCACTCCGCGTCCTCGACAAGTCGGTCGAACGACATGCCTACGAGAAGCTTCTTGCCGCCGGAGCGGGCTTCGCCCTTCCTGTCGTCGCGTCAGCCGCGCTGGCCACCAACGGCACCGGCCCATCACCTCTGGTCGTCGCAGTGATCGCCTTGGTACTGGCTGCCGGCGGCTTCTTCTACCCCGACCTCCCTCTGGCCGAACGTGTCGCCGCCCGCCGGCAGGCGTTCAAGCATGCCTTCAGCGCCTACCTCGATCTCGTCACAATCCTTCTCGCCGGCGGTGCCGGCATCGAGTCCGCTCTCGAAGGCGCCGCTGAGGCCGGCGACGGCTGGGCGTTCGCCGAGATCCGTCGCTCGCTCCGTCGGGCACGTCTCACCCGACGAAGTCCTTGGGAGTCCTTCGCCCAACTCGGCGATGAGCTCGGCGTCAACGAACTCAGCGAACTCGCCGCCACGGTCTCCCTCGCCGGCGACCACGGCGCCCGCGTGAAGCAGTCCCTCATTGCCAAGGCCGACGCGCTGCGCACGGCCCAGGCCGCCGACCTCGAAGCCAACGCCGAAGCTCGCACCGAGAAGATGATCGTTCCTGTCGTCGTCATGATCCTCGGTCTGGTCCTGTTCATCGCCTTCGGCGCCGTCGACGCCATATCCGACGGCGGCGCCAGCCAGTTCGCTCCCACCACCCCCACACAAGAGGGATGA
- a CDS encoding TadE/TadG family type IV pilus assembly protein: MNRNHARIKRVRHSERGATATELAVLMPVLILLVVLPVQVGLWWHAKQAAETAAEEALDAAQVANATTADGQAGAHAILGQAGNLRNVSVDVNRSTDTVTVAVHGDLGFSILPGAWSVTARAVGPVERFIPEDER; this comes from the coding sequence GTGAACCGGAACCATGCCCGCATCAAACGGGTACGGCACAGCGAACGAGGGGCCACGGCCACCGAGCTGGCTGTCCTCATGCCTGTGCTGATACTGCTCGTCGTGCTCCCGGTGCAGGTCGGCCTCTGGTGGCACGCGAAACAAGCCGCCGAGACCGCCGCCGAGGAGGCCCTCGACGCGGCCCAGGTTGCCAACGCCACCACCGCCGACGGACAAGCCGGCGCGCACGCGATACTCGGCCAGGCAGGCAACCTCCGCAACGTCTCGGTCGACGTCAACCGCAGCACCGACACCGTGACCGTCGCCGTTCACGGCGACCTCGGCTTCAGCATCTTGCCCGGTGCCTGGTCGGTCACCGCCCGAGCCGTAGGCCCCGTCGAACGCTTCATCCCCGAGGACGAACGATGA
- a CDS encoding TadE/TadG family type IV pilus assembly protein, protein MRRRGERGAVSTEFAVVMTGFLTAFMLLIVFAGRVAQAENDVRSAAHEAARAASLAGSPAQADADARQMAEANLSSSGLSCSDGLDVAVGLGQFQPGGWVSVTITCGASFSDLASLSVPGTRNFTSTATEVIDTYRSHP, encoded by the coding sequence ATGAGGCGCCGAGGCGAGCGCGGTGCCGTATCGACCGAGTTCGCCGTCGTCATGACCGGGTTCCTCACCGCGTTCATGCTCCTCATCGTGTTCGCCGGCCGGGTCGCCCAAGCCGAGAACGACGTCCGCAGCGCCGCACACGAAGCCGCTCGAGCCGCGAGCTTGGCCGGGTCTCCGGCGCAGGCCGATGCCGACGCCCGTCAGATGGCCGAGGCCAACCTCAGTAGCTCCGGGCTCAGCTGCAGCGACGGGCTCGACGTCGCTGTCGGGCTCGGCCAGTTCCAACCAGGTGGGTGGGTGAGCGTCACCATCACCTGCGGCGCGTCGTTCTCCGACCTCGCCAGCCTCTCGGTCCCCGGCACCCGCAACTTCACTAGCACTGCCACCGAAGTGATCGACACCTACCGGAGCCACCCATGA
- a CDS encoding Tad domain-containing protein, translating into MTCHSHHGDRERGAVSIFIAVLGVAFLIVAGLAVDGGRKLGALSEARDIADNAARAGAQHIDTDAYRSSGIAYLDPGPANQAAGEYLAAIGHTGTITVTDDTVTVTVQLRVDTQFLPGPWTVTATESATAVLGVQGAP; encoded by the coding sequence ATGACCTGCCACTCCCACCATGGCGATCGGGAGCGAGGGGCGGTCAGCATCTTCATCGCCGTCCTCGGTGTCGCGTTCCTCATTGTCGCCGGTCTCGCTGTTGACGGCGGCCGCAAACTCGGCGCCCTCTCCGAAGCCCGAGATATCGCCGACAACGCGGCCCGGGCCGGCGCCCAGCACATCGACACCGACGCCTACCGCAGCTCAGGCATCGCCTATCTCGATCCCGGACCCGCCAACCAGGCCGCGGGCGAGTACCTCGCCGCCATCGGCCACACCGGAACCATCACCGTCACCGACGACACCGTGACCGTCACCGTGCAGCTCCGGGTCGACACCCAATTCCTCCCCGGCCCTTGGACCGTGACCGCGACCGAATCTGCCACTGCCGTCCTCGGCGTCCAAGGAGCACCATGA